From one Lycorma delicatula isolate Av1 chromosome 2, ASM4794821v1, whole genome shotgun sequence genomic stretch:
- the LOC142319677 gene encoding uncharacterized protein LOC142319677: MWFATMKYITTCKRIREVFFFSCQADLVQLKEEPLDIINGDIEKDPLAIEETNLVKLENLKVENEVQADLVQLKEEPLDIINGDIEKDPLAIEETTNLVKLENLKVENEGPVDLVKPKEELLDIINDDIEKDPLAIEETNLVKLENVKLENEEVITDKGTYKGSTKNRITRKRCVNNSVYDRIIKEKSSEYKCAHSDVTIKNLVKDINSENKIPTQNDLKTHLITHNKKKNYVCKLCQKSFNFRCNLTRHLKMHKNKKYYVCNFCHKSLNSEYHLNIHLATHKKDNNLHI, translated from the exons caagcagatttagtacaactgaaagaggaaccgctggatattattaatggtgatattgaaaaagatcctttagcaattgaagagaccaacttggttaaattagaaaacttaaaagttgaaaatgaagtg caagcaGATTTAGTACAATTGAAAGAGGAACCGCTGGatattattaatggtgatattgaaaaagatcctttagcaattgaagagaccaccaacttggttaaattagaaaatttaaaagttgaaaatgaaggg cCAGTAGATTTAGTAAAACCAAAAGAGGAACTGCTGGATATTATTAAtgatgatattgaaaaagatcctttagcaattgaagagaccaacttggttaaattagaaaatgtaaaacttGAAAATGAAGAG gttaTTACTGATAAAGGAACCTAcaagggaagtaccaagaatCGCATTACTCGTAAGAGGTGcgtaaataattcagtatatgatagaattataaaagaaaaatccagtGAATATAAGTGTGCACACAgtgatgttacaataaaaaatttagtcaaGGATATAAATAGTGAAAACAAGATACCTACGCAGAATGATTTAAAAACCCACCTTATTAcgcataacaaaaagaaaaattatgtatgtaaattgtgtcaaaagtcatttaatttcagATGCAATTTAACGAGGCAtcttaaaatgcataaaaataaaaaatattatgtttgtaacttttgtcataAGTCATTAAATTCTGAATACCATTTAAATATCCATCTTGCTACTCATAAGAAggataataatttacatatataa